The following coding sequences lie in one Benincasa hispida cultivar B227 chromosome 6, ASM972705v1, whole genome shotgun sequence genomic window:
- the LOC120079791 gene encoding uncharacterized protein LOC120079791 isoform X2, producing MEKKNTEELTVKSMASNSQPSKSKASDSREEGEVSSSDNDTQTHDVHPVCSTVPASVTSPISSILPPKNKYNPGIQAVSADVCTRTSIQTISQKICDNAQVVNKVSTPWGASREANSNLVISFSDDSGSELEECSKVRTSKSHSDAVRHYKPPTSIIDRSNKLRSMTRNKVVANKLSLSQPFIPSMTKNHRAYSKGAAGPSLAEQGSKIRAFSGNLQSQGRGNDQGKNLNTSKLQDLREQIAICESKLKFKSAQQNKESISVTNQDYIVTNSKSDLARKGSATIPQFPPLVPKEPDVKRLKTSGSYSTKLSLSGQQHLRTMYAGKSVFRPQEPGEETQNIKVTYNQKGISLGREESSVLKQSKEDIKHVAASPSPGIDLGKVQDDNDIVANGNQLDWISKQVDPHPLVVLDLATVLPNMTSNVQTQFDNVEFHRQSDGLQPSASAAKHFEGTLPQSASNVKIPEPCSNFFKSLINSKSSGTAFGNSPSCLGFSNFDLQSLFEMEESLDKDLEEAQDIRRQCEIEERNAFKIYSRAQRALIEANSRCLDLYHKRELFSAHFHSFCMNNPGLISSSRQQEDMKIGADHLNSMSGNANGASPLYQKHSEYNSSTQLHTDLNMQHENAGPINSSNLHENGQNLGSEPELCSDLGGNKLDPLPSKGNNIADRICSPSVDPNVSVDGDEESLPSDHEMIDSYDECYMGKKQFEDDQMETYNISKKNQCDNNIEDSLRLEAKLRSELFARLGIRNLSKTCNPCHNIQTPVEQGTKSDARDDRTQQNNTEPTVGLAVGSDADLTSKKTESTLLSGKGDQQFGFGGDVGWDSLCLQPVGPNRCNTPDDIHGRYHFENLPSETQDSADSDDNEPFNREGSCSKTTFSFTPLTMNSVLQHIKAIPSVSIEVLLARTRGSLSNLGFPEDGDSLEVDQIHWRKLKENSVHETVRPMFQSDGSYIDDLAIDPLWPLCMYELRGKCNNDECPWQHVKDYSLANRRQCQHDHINYSDETKIFKYEDCMTPPTYLVGIDILKADSHSYDPVLAQKSSQCWQNFFSISLTLPNLLQKDASADGLFLHDARIEAKGSWNRPSSYFQRGSSILSQLKQGDEDLALETALIIINQETNSREGMKKALPVLSRAVENNPKSVALWTIYLLIFYSYTTTGGKDDMFSYAVKHNGQSYELWLMYINSRMNLDARLAAYDAALSALCDNIVTPNLDGKYASTHILDLILQMTNCLCMSGNVEKAIQRILGLLRVAMDSDEPYSFTHSDMLTCLNISDKCIFWVCVVYLVIYRKLPHAVVQQLECEKELIEIEWPAIQLTDGEKLRASRVVKKAVDFVDSCPNNESPDSKCYQKSIQMFAVNHIRCLMAFEDIGFSRNLLDKYVKLYPSCLELILLKVRAKKRDFGDETVVAFEQAIGNWPKEVPGIQCIWNQYAEYLLQNGRIKCTEELMVRWFESTPKMDCSKTRTLDNGDCDCLNLLDYASGSIVHAMDCSPNEVDVVFWYLNLSVHKLLLNDQLEARLAFDNALRAASSGTFRYCMREYAMFLLTDESLLNEAASVGGIRNILEGYLNDARAFPIPEPLSRKFINDIKKPRVRLLISNMLSPLSPDVSLVNCILEVWYGPSLLPQKFNKPKELVDFVETILEMLPSNYQLVLSVCKQLCNGDDSSQAASASLIFWACSNLISAIFSSVPIPPESVWVEAANILINVKGFEAIIERFHKRALSVYPFSVQLWTSYYNMCKTRGDTSAVLREVNERGIELNEPSS from the exons ATGGAGAAGAAGAACACCGAGGAGCTCACCGTCAAATCCATGGCGTCCAATTCGCAACCTAGCAAAAGCAAAGCCTCCGATAGcagagaagaaggagaagtaTCTTCCTCCGATAACGATACACAAACACACGAC GTACATCCTGTTTGTTCTACTGTGCCTGCTTCGGTCACATCACCTATATCATCCATTCTTCCTCCTAAGAATAAATATAACCCAGGGATCCAGGCTG TTTCTGCTGATGTTTGCACAAGAACATCCATACAAACTATTTCTCAGAAGATATGTGATAATGCTCAAGTTGTAAATAAGGTTAGTACTCCTTGGGGTGCTTCCAGGGAGGCCAATTCGAATCTTGTGATTAGCTTCTCAGATGACAGTGGCAGTGAATTGGAGGAATGTAGTAAAGTGAGAACTTCAAAATCTCATAGTGATGCTGTCAGGCACTATAAACCTCCAACTTCAATAATTGATAGATCAAACAAGTTACGGAGTATGACAAGGAACAAAGTAGTGGCAAACAAACTGTCTTTGAGTCAACCATTTATTCCTTCAATGACCAAGAATCACAGAGCATATTCCAAGGGTGCTGCTGGGCCCTCATTGGCTGAGCAAGGATCTAAAATCAGAGCTTTCAGTGGAAACCTACAGAGCCAAGGGCGTGGAAATGATCAAGGAAAGAACTTAAACACTAGTAAGCTTCAGGATTTGCGGGAGCAGATAGCCATTTGCGAAAGCAAATTGAAGTTCAAGTCTGCCCAACAGAACAAGGAGAGCATTTCAGTTACAAACCAGGATTATATTGTCACGAATTCAAAATCTGATTTGGCTAGGAAAGGGAGTGCGACTATACCTCAGTTTCCTCCACTAGTGCCTAAGGAACCAGATGTAAAGCGCCTGAAAACCAGTGGGTCTTACTCTACCAAGCTGAGTTTGAGTGGGCAACAACATCTTCGTACAATGTATGCTGGGAAATCTGTTTTCCGGCCTCAGGAGCCTGGAGAAGAGACACAGAACATTAAGGTCACTTATAACCAGAAGGGGATTTCTTTGGGTAGAGAAGAGTCCAGTGTGTTGAAGCAGAGTAAGGAAGATATCAAGCATGTGGCTGCTTCACCCTCACCTGGAATTGACCTTGGCAAAGTAcaggatg ATAACGACATTGTTGCTAATGGCAATCAGTTAGACTGGATTAGTAAGCAGGTGGATCCTCACCCTCTTGTTGTCTTAGATCTAGCTACGGTTCTCCCAAATATGACATCCAATGTCCAAACTCAGTTT GATAATGTTGAGTTTCACCGTCAAAGTGATGGCCTTCAACCATCTGCTTCAGCTGCAAAACATTTTGAAGGAACACTTCCTCAATCAGCATCCAATGTCAAGATACCAGAGCCATGCAGTAATTTCTTTAAG TCATTGATCAACAGTAAAAGTTCCGGGACTGCTTTTGGTAATTCTCCAAGTTGCCTGGGCTTCAGCAATTTTGATCTCCAATCATTATTTGAAATGGAGGAGTCTCTAGACAAGGATCTGGAAGAAGCCCAAGACATTAGGCGCCAATgtgaaattgaagaaagaaatgcTTTCAAAATTTATTCTAGGGCTCAAAGGGCATTGATAGAGGCTAATTCTAGATGTCTTGATCTTTATCATAAGAGAGAATTATTTTCAGCTCATTTTCACTCTTTTTGCATGAATAATCCTGGTTTAATTAGTTCCTCAAGACAGCAAGAAGATATGAAAATTGGTGCGGATCACTTAAATAGTATGTCTGGAAATGCAAATGGAGCTTCTCCTTTGTATCAGAAGCATTCTGAATATAATAGTTCTACTCAGCTACATACTGATCTAAATATGCAACATGAAAATGCTGGTCCCATCAATTCTTCAAACCTGCATGAGAATGGACAAAATTTGGGGTCTGAACCTGAATTATGCTCTGACTTAGGTGGTAATAAATTGGATCCATTGCCTTCCAAGGGCAATAATATTGCAGATAGAATTTGCTCTCCATCCGTTGATCCGAACGTTTCAGTGGATGGAGATGAAGAGTCATTGCCATCTGACCATGAAATGATTGATTCCTATGATGAATGCTACATGGGAAAGAAACAGTTTGAAGATGATCAAATGGagacatataatatatcaaagAAAAACCAGTGTGACAATAATATTGAGGATTCTTTGCGTCTTGAAGCAAAATTAAGGTCTGAACTATTTGCACGTCTAGGAATAAGAAATTTGTCAAAGACTTGTAATCCATGCCATAACATTCAAACTCCAGTCGAACAGGGGACTAAGAGTGATGCCAGAGATGATAGAACTCAGCAAAATAATACAGAACCTACAGTAGGGCTAGCAGTTGGAAGTGACGCCGACCTAACAAGTAAGAAGACTGAGAGCACTTTACTATCAGGAAAGGGAGATCAACAGTTTGGTTTTGGAG GTGACGTTGGATGGGACTCCCTCTGCCTCCAACCCGTAG GCCCAAACAGATGCAATACCCCAGATGACATCCATGGTCGTTATCATTTTGAGAACTTGCCATCAGAGACTCAGGATTCTGCGGACTCTGATGACAATGAACCATTCAATAGAGAAGGATCTTGCTCCAAAACTACTTTTAGTTTCACACCTTTGACTATGAACAGTGTTTTGCAACATATAAAGGCCATACCCTCAGTTAGTATAGAAGTCTTGCTCGCTAGAACTCGAGGGAGCCTCTCTAATCTTGGTTTCCCTGAAGACGGTGATTCTTTGGAAGTGGATCAAATCCACTggagaaaattaaaagagaacTCTGTCCATGAGACTGTTAGACCTATGTTTCAGAGTGATGGCTCATATATTGATGATCTAGCAATTGATCCATTGTGGCCACTTTGCATGTATGAACTCCGTGGAAAATGCAACAATGATGAATGCCCTTGGCAACATGTGAAGGACTACTCTTTAGCCAATAGAAGGCAGTGTCAGCATGACCACATCAACTATTCTG atgaaacaaaaatattcaaGTATGAAGATTGTATGACACCTCCAACTTACCTGGTTGGCATAGATATTCTAAAAGCTGATTCACATTCATATGACCCTGTTTTAGCTCAGAAAAGTAGTCAATGCTGGCAAAACTTTTTTAGTATTTCTTTGACGTTACCAAATTTGCTCCAAAAGGATGCTTCTGCTGATGGGCTATTTTTACATGATGCTCGTATAGAGGCCAAGGGAAGTTGGAATAGACCATCATCATACTTTCAGAGGGGAAGCTCCATATTG AGTCAGCTGAAACAGGGTGATGAGGACCTAGCTCTGGAAACGgctcttattattattaaccaGGAAACGAACAGTCGAGAGGGCATGAAAAAG GCTCTTCCTGTACTGTCACGTGCTGTGGAAAATAATCCAAAATCTGTAGCTCTCTGGACCATTTACCTTCTAATATTCTATAGCTATACTACAACCGGAGGGAAGGATGACATGTTCTCTTATGCG GTCAAGCACAATGGGCAATCTTATGAACTATGGCTTATGTACATTAACAGCCGCATGAATCTCGATGCTCGATTGGCTGCATATGATGCTGCACTTTCTGCACTCTGCGACAATATAGTTACTCCTAACTTGGATGGGAAATATGCTAGCACCCATATTTTGGACCTGATTTTGCAGATGACAAATTGTTTGTGTATGTCCGGGAATGTCGAGAAGGCTATTCAGAGGATTCTTGGGCTTCTTCGAGTTGCTATGGATTCTGATGAGCCTTATTCTTTTACGCATTCTGATATGCTCACATGCTTAAATATATCTGACAAATGTATTTTCTGGGTTTGTGTTGTGTATTTAGTTATTTACAGGAAACTGCCTCATGCTGTAGTGCAGCAGCTTGAATGTGAGAAAGAACTGATCGAGATTGAATGGCCTGCCATTCAATTAACCGATGGCGAGAAGCTGAGGGCTTCTAGGGTGGTCAAGAAAGCGGTAGATTTTGTCGATTCTTGCCCAAACAATGAATCGCCTGATAGTAAATGCTACCAAAAATCTATTCAAATGTTTGCTGTCAATCATATAAGGTGCTTGATGGCATTTGAGGACATAGGATTCAGTAGGAACTTGTTGGATAAATATGTTAAACTTTATCCATCTTGCCTAGAACTTATTTTACTTAAAGTTCGGGCAAAGAAACGTGATTTTGGGGATGAAACTGTTGTGGCATTTGAACAAGCGATCGGGAACTGGCCGAAAGAAGTACCTGGGATCCAATGCATCTGGAATCAATATGCTGAATATTTACTTCAGAATGGGAGAATCAAATGTACTGAAGAACTAATGGTGCGCTGGTTTGAGTCTACTCCAAAAATGGACTGTTCTAAAACTAGAACATTGGATAATGGTGACTGTGACTGCTTGAACCTGCTAGATTATGCTTCAGGATCAATTGTACATGCAATGGATTGCAGTCCCAACGAGGTGGATGTCGTGTTTTGGTATCTTAATCTTTCTGTTCACAAGCTACTGCTGAATGACCAATTAGAAGCACGTTTGGCCTTCGACAATGCTCTGAGGGCTGCTAGTTCTGGGACTTTTAGATATTGCATGAGAGAGTATGCTATGTTTCTGCTTACTGATGAGTCCTTGCTGAATGAAGCTGCTTCTGTTGGTGGAATAAGGAACATTTTAGAGGGTTATCTTAACGATGCCCGAGCTTTCCCCATCCCTGAGCCATTATCCAGAAAATTCATCAATGATATCAAGAAGCCAAGAGTTCGACTTCTCATCAGTAACATGCTGTCTCCACTTTCTCCGGATGTTTCTCTAGTGAACTGTATTCTTGAAGTTTGGTATGGGCCATCTCTTCTACCCCAAAAATTTAACAAACCAAAGGAATTGGTGGATTTCGTGGAAACTATCTTAGAGATGTTGCCTTCTAATTATCAGTTGGTACTTTCTGTCTGTAAGCAATTATGCAATGGCGACGACTCTTCCCAAGCTGCCTCGGCCAGCCTTATTTTCTGGGCCTGCTCAAATTTGATCAGTGCAATTTTTAGTTCTGTCCCAATACCCCCCGAGTCCGTTTGGGTAGAAGCTGCTAATATTCTGATCAATGTTAAAGGTTTTGAAGCCATAATTGAGAGGTTTCACAAGAGAGCTTTATCCGTTTACCCGTTCTCTGTTCAGCTGTGGACATCATACTACAACATGTGTAAAACTAGAGGAGATACGAGTGCTGTTCTGCGAGAAGTAAACGAAAGGGGAATTGAACTTAATGAGCCTTCTTCATGA
- the LOC120079791 gene encoding uncharacterized protein LOC120079791 isoform X4 → MEKKNTEELTVKSMASNSQPSKSKASDSREEGEVSSSDNDTQTHDVHPVCSTVPASVTSPISSILPPKNKYNPGIQAVSADVCTRTSIQTISQKICDNAQVVNKVSTPWGASREANSNLVISFSDDSGSELEECSKVRTSKSHSDAVRHYKPPTSIIDRSNKLRSMTRNKVVANKLSLSQPFIPSMTKNHRAYSKGAAGPSLAEQGSKIRAFSGNLQSQGRGNDQGKNLNTSKLQDLREQIAICESKLKFKSAQQNKESISVTNQDYIVTNSKSDLARKGSATIPQFPPLVPKEPDVKRLKTSGSYSTKLSLSGQQHLRTMYAGKSVFRPQEPGEETQNIKVTYNQKGISLGREESSVLKQSKEDIKHVAASPSPGIDLGKVQDDNDIVANGNQLDWISKQDNVEFHRQSDGLQPSASAAKHFEGTLPQSASNVKIPEPCSNFFKSLINSKSSGTAFGNSPSCLGFSNFDLQSLFEMEESLDKDLEEAQDIRRQCEIEERNAFKIYSRAQRALIEANSRCLDLYHKRELFSAHFHSFCMNNPGLISSSRQQEDMKIGADHLNSMSGNANGASPLYQKHSEYNSSTQLHTDLNMQHENAGPINSSNLHENGQNLGSEPELCSDLGGNKLDPLPSKGNNIADRICSPSVDPNVSVDGDEESLPSDHEMIDSYDECYMGKKQFEDDQMETYNISKKNQCDNNIEDSLRLEAKLRSELFARLGIRNLSKTCNPCHNIQTPVEQGTKSDARDDRTQQNNTEPTVGLAVGSDADLTSKKTESTLLSGKGDQQFGFGGDVGWDSLCLQPVGPNRCNTPDDIHGRYHFENLPSETQDSADSDDNEPFNREGSCSKTTFSFTPLTMNSVLQHIKAIPSVSIEVLLARTRGSLSNLGFPEDGDSLEVDQIHWRKLKENSVHETVRPMFQSDGSYIDDLAIDPLWPLCMYELRGKCNNDECPWQHVKDYSLANRRQCQHDHINYSDSCNGLSFSSDETKIFKYEDCMTPPTYLVGIDILKADSHSYDPVLAQKSSQCWQNFFSISLTLPNLLQKDASADGLFLHDARIEAKGSWNRPSSYFQRGSSILSQLKQGDEDLALETALIIINQETNSREGMKKALPVLSRAVENNPKSVALWTIYLLIFYSYTTTGGKDDMFSYAVKHNGQSYELWLMYINSRMNLDARLAAYDAALSALCDNIVTPNLDGKYASTHILDLILQMTNCLCMSGNVEKAIQRILGLLRVAMDSDEPYSFTHSDMLTCLNISDKCIFWVCVVYLVIYRKLPHAVVQQLECEKELIEIEWPAIQLTDGEKLRASRVVKKAVDFVDSCPNNESPDSKCYQKSIQMFAVNHIRCLMAFEDIGFSRNLLDKYVKLYPSCLELILLKVRAKKRDFGDETVVAFEQAIGNWPKEVPGIQCIWNQYAEYLLQNGRIKCTEELMVRWFESTPKMDCSKTRTLDNGDCDCLNLLDYASGSIVHAMDCSPNEVDVVFWYLNLSVHKLLLNDQLEARLAFDNALRAASSGTFRYCMREYAMFLLTDESLLNEAASVGGIRNILEGYLNDARAFPIPEPLSRKFINDIKKPRVRLLISNMLSPLSPDVSLVNCILEVWYGPSLLPQKFNKPKELVDFVETILEMLPSNYQLVLSVCKQLCNGDDSSQAASASLIFWACSNLISAIFSSVPIPPESVWVEAANILINVKGFEAIIERFHKRALSVYPFSVQLWTSYYNMCKTRGDTSAVLREVNERGIELNEPSS, encoded by the exons ATGGAGAAGAAGAACACCGAGGAGCTCACCGTCAAATCCATGGCGTCCAATTCGCAACCTAGCAAAAGCAAAGCCTCCGATAGcagagaagaaggagaagtaTCTTCCTCCGATAACGATACACAAACACACGAC GTACATCCTGTTTGTTCTACTGTGCCTGCTTCGGTCACATCACCTATATCATCCATTCTTCCTCCTAAGAATAAATATAACCCAGGGATCCAGGCTG TTTCTGCTGATGTTTGCACAAGAACATCCATACAAACTATTTCTCAGAAGATATGTGATAATGCTCAAGTTGTAAATAAGGTTAGTACTCCTTGGGGTGCTTCCAGGGAGGCCAATTCGAATCTTGTGATTAGCTTCTCAGATGACAGTGGCAGTGAATTGGAGGAATGTAGTAAAGTGAGAACTTCAAAATCTCATAGTGATGCTGTCAGGCACTATAAACCTCCAACTTCAATAATTGATAGATCAAACAAGTTACGGAGTATGACAAGGAACAAAGTAGTGGCAAACAAACTGTCTTTGAGTCAACCATTTATTCCTTCAATGACCAAGAATCACAGAGCATATTCCAAGGGTGCTGCTGGGCCCTCATTGGCTGAGCAAGGATCTAAAATCAGAGCTTTCAGTGGAAACCTACAGAGCCAAGGGCGTGGAAATGATCAAGGAAAGAACTTAAACACTAGTAAGCTTCAGGATTTGCGGGAGCAGATAGCCATTTGCGAAAGCAAATTGAAGTTCAAGTCTGCCCAACAGAACAAGGAGAGCATTTCAGTTACAAACCAGGATTATATTGTCACGAATTCAAAATCTGATTTGGCTAGGAAAGGGAGTGCGACTATACCTCAGTTTCCTCCACTAGTGCCTAAGGAACCAGATGTAAAGCGCCTGAAAACCAGTGGGTCTTACTCTACCAAGCTGAGTTTGAGTGGGCAACAACATCTTCGTACAATGTATGCTGGGAAATCTGTTTTCCGGCCTCAGGAGCCTGGAGAAGAGACACAGAACATTAAGGTCACTTATAACCAGAAGGGGATTTCTTTGGGTAGAGAAGAGTCCAGTGTGTTGAAGCAGAGTAAGGAAGATATCAAGCATGTGGCTGCTTCACCCTCACCTGGAATTGACCTTGGCAAAGTAcaggatg ATAACGACATTGTTGCTAATGGCAATCAGTTAGACTGGATTAGTAAGCAG GATAATGTTGAGTTTCACCGTCAAAGTGATGGCCTTCAACCATCTGCTTCAGCTGCAAAACATTTTGAAGGAACACTTCCTCAATCAGCATCCAATGTCAAGATACCAGAGCCATGCAGTAATTTCTTTAAG TCATTGATCAACAGTAAAAGTTCCGGGACTGCTTTTGGTAATTCTCCAAGTTGCCTGGGCTTCAGCAATTTTGATCTCCAATCATTATTTGAAATGGAGGAGTCTCTAGACAAGGATCTGGAAGAAGCCCAAGACATTAGGCGCCAATgtgaaattgaagaaagaaatgcTTTCAAAATTTATTCTAGGGCTCAAAGGGCATTGATAGAGGCTAATTCTAGATGTCTTGATCTTTATCATAAGAGAGAATTATTTTCAGCTCATTTTCACTCTTTTTGCATGAATAATCCTGGTTTAATTAGTTCCTCAAGACAGCAAGAAGATATGAAAATTGGTGCGGATCACTTAAATAGTATGTCTGGAAATGCAAATGGAGCTTCTCCTTTGTATCAGAAGCATTCTGAATATAATAGTTCTACTCAGCTACATACTGATCTAAATATGCAACATGAAAATGCTGGTCCCATCAATTCTTCAAACCTGCATGAGAATGGACAAAATTTGGGGTCTGAACCTGAATTATGCTCTGACTTAGGTGGTAATAAATTGGATCCATTGCCTTCCAAGGGCAATAATATTGCAGATAGAATTTGCTCTCCATCCGTTGATCCGAACGTTTCAGTGGATGGAGATGAAGAGTCATTGCCATCTGACCATGAAATGATTGATTCCTATGATGAATGCTACATGGGAAAGAAACAGTTTGAAGATGATCAAATGGagacatataatatatcaaagAAAAACCAGTGTGACAATAATATTGAGGATTCTTTGCGTCTTGAAGCAAAATTAAGGTCTGAACTATTTGCACGTCTAGGAATAAGAAATTTGTCAAAGACTTGTAATCCATGCCATAACATTCAAACTCCAGTCGAACAGGGGACTAAGAGTGATGCCAGAGATGATAGAACTCAGCAAAATAATACAGAACCTACAGTAGGGCTAGCAGTTGGAAGTGACGCCGACCTAACAAGTAAGAAGACTGAGAGCACTTTACTATCAGGAAAGGGAGATCAACAGTTTGGTTTTGGAG GTGACGTTGGATGGGACTCCCTCTGCCTCCAACCCGTAG GCCCAAACAGATGCAATACCCCAGATGACATCCATGGTCGTTATCATTTTGAGAACTTGCCATCAGAGACTCAGGATTCTGCGGACTCTGATGACAATGAACCATTCAATAGAGAAGGATCTTGCTCCAAAACTACTTTTAGTTTCACACCTTTGACTATGAACAGTGTTTTGCAACATATAAAGGCCATACCCTCAGTTAGTATAGAAGTCTTGCTCGCTAGAACTCGAGGGAGCCTCTCTAATCTTGGTTTCCCTGAAGACGGTGATTCTTTGGAAGTGGATCAAATCCACTggagaaaattaaaagagaacTCTGTCCATGAGACTGTTAGACCTATGTTTCAGAGTGATGGCTCATATATTGATGATCTAGCAATTGATCCATTGTGGCCACTTTGCATGTATGAACTCCGTGGAAAATGCAACAATGATGAATGCCCTTGGCAACATGTGAAGGACTACTCTTTAGCCAATAGAAGGCAGTGTCAGCATGACCACATCAACTATTCTG ATTCTTGCAATGGACTATCATTTTCTTCAGatgaaacaaaaatattcaaGTATGAAGATTGTATGACACCTCCAACTTACCTGGTTGGCATAGATATTCTAAAAGCTGATTCACATTCATATGACCCTGTTTTAGCTCAGAAAAGTAGTCAATGCTGGCAAAACTTTTTTAGTATTTCTTTGACGTTACCAAATTTGCTCCAAAAGGATGCTTCTGCTGATGGGCTATTTTTACATGATGCTCGTATAGAGGCCAAGGGAAGTTGGAATAGACCATCATCATACTTTCAGAGGGGAAGCTCCATATTG AGTCAGCTGAAACAGGGTGATGAGGACCTAGCTCTGGAAACGgctcttattattattaaccaGGAAACGAACAGTCGAGAGGGCATGAAAAAG GCTCTTCCTGTACTGTCACGTGCTGTGGAAAATAATCCAAAATCTGTAGCTCTCTGGACCATTTACCTTCTAATATTCTATAGCTATACTACAACCGGAGGGAAGGATGACATGTTCTCTTATGCG GTCAAGCACAATGGGCAATCTTATGAACTATGGCTTATGTACATTAACAGCCGCATGAATCTCGATGCTCGATTGGCTGCATATGATGCTGCACTTTCTGCACTCTGCGACAATATAGTTACTCCTAACTTGGATGGGAAATATGCTAGCACCCATATTTTGGACCTGATTTTGCAGATGACAAATTGTTTGTGTATGTCCGGGAATGTCGAGAAGGCTATTCAGAGGATTCTTGGGCTTCTTCGAGTTGCTATGGATTCTGATGAGCCTTATTCTTTTACGCATTCTGATATGCTCACATGCTTAAATATATCTGACAAATGTATTTTCTGGGTTTGTGTTGTGTATTTAGTTATTTACAGGAAACTGCCTCATGCTGTAGTGCAGCAGCTTGAATGTGAGAAAGAACTGATCGAGATTGAATGGCCTGCCATTCAATTAACCGATGGCGAGAAGCTGAGGGCTTCTAGGGTGGTCAAGAAAGCGGTAGATTTTGTCGATTCTTGCCCAAACAATGAATCGCCTGATAGTAAATGCTACCAAAAATCTATTCAAATGTTTGCTGTCAATCATATAAGGTGCTTGATGGCATTTGAGGACATAGGATTCAGTAGGAACTTGTTGGATAAATATGTTAAACTTTATCCATCTTGCCTAGAACTTATTTTACTTAAAGTTCGGGCAAAGAAACGTGATTTTGGGGATGAAACTGTTGTGGCATTTGAACAAGCGATCGGGAACTGGCCGAAAGAAGTACCTGGGATCCAATGCATCTGGAATCAATATGCTGAATATTTACTTCAGAATGGGAGAATCAAATGTACTGAAGAACTAATGGTGCGCTGGTTTGAGTCTACTCCAAAAATGGACTGTTCTAAAACTAGAACATTGGATAATGGTGACTGTGACTGCTTGAACCTGCTAGATTATGCTTCAGGATCAATTGTACATGCAATGGATTGCAGTCCCAACGAGGTGGATGTCGTGTTTTGGTATCTTAATCTTTCTGTTCACAAGCTACTGCTGAATGACCAATTAGAAGCACGTTTGGCCTTCGACAATGCTCTGAGGGCTGCTAGTTCTGGGACTTTTAGATATTGCATGAGAGAGTATGCTATGTTTCTGCTTACTGATGAGTCCTTGCTGAATGAAGCTGCTTCTGTTGGTGGAATAAGGAACATTTTAGAGGGTTATCTTAACGATGCCCGAGCTTTCCCCATCCCTGAGCCATTATCCAGAAAATTCATCAATGATATCAAGAAGCCAAGAGTTCGACTTCTCATCAGTAACATGCTGTCTCCACTTTCTCCGGATGTTTCTCTAGTGAACTGTATTCTTGAAGTTTGGTATGGGCCATCTCTTCTACCCCAAAAATTTAACAAACCAAAGGAATTGGTGGATTTCGTGGAAACTATCTTAGAGATGTTGCCTTCTAATTATCAGTTGGTACTTTCTGTCTGTAAGCAATTATGCAATGGCGACGACTCTTCCCAAGCTGCCTCGGCCAGCCTTATTTTCTGGGCCTGCTCAAATTTGATCAGTGCAATTTTTAGTTCTGTCCCAATACCCCCCGAGTCCGTTTGGGTAGAAGCTGCTAATATTCTGATCAATGTTAAAGGTTTTGAAGCCATAATTGAGAGGTTTCACAAGAGAGCTTTATCCGTTTACCCGTTCTCTGTTCAGCTGTGGACATCATACTACAACATGTGTAAAACTAGAGGAGATACGAGTGCTGTTCTGCGAGAAGTAAACGAAAGGGGAATTGAACTTAATGAGCCTTCTTCATGA